A genomic stretch from Tenrec ecaudatus isolate mTenEca1 chromosome X, mTenEca1.hap1, whole genome shotgun sequence includes:
- the RBMX gene encoding RNA-binding motif protein, X chromosome isoform X1: MAKQIHRWGKMVEADRPGKLFIGGLNTETNEKALEAVFGKYGRIVEVLLMKDRETNKSRGFAFVTFESPADAKDAARDMNGKSLDGKAIKVEQATKPTFESGRRGPPPPPRSRGPPRGLRGGRGGSGGTRGPPSRGGHMDDGGYSMNFNMSSSRGPLPVKRGPPPRSGGPPPKRSAPSGPVRSSSGMGGRAPVSRGRDSYGGPPRREPLPSRRDVYLSPRDDGYSTKDSYSSRDYPSSRDTRDYAPPPRDYTYRDYGHSSSRDEYPSRGYSDRDGYGRDRDYSDHPSGGSYRDSYESYGNSRSAPPTRGPPPSYGGSSRYDDYSSSRDGYGGSRDSYSSSRSDLYSSGRDRVGRQERGLPPSMERGYPPPRDSYSSSSRGAPRGGGRGGSRSDRGGGRSRY; the protein is encoded by the exons ATGGCAAAAC AAATTCATCGTTGGGGGAAAATGGTTGAAGCCGATCGGCCTGGGAAACTCTTCATTGGCGGGCTTAATACAGAAACAAATGAGAAGGCTCTTGAAGCAGTGTTTGGCAAATATGGACGAATTGTAGAAG TACTACTGATGAAAGACCGggaaacaaacaaatccagaggatTTGCTTTTGTTACCTTTGAAAGCCCAGCGGATGCTAAAGATGCAGCCCGAGATATGAATGGCAAG TCATTGGATGGAAAAGCAATTAAAGTTGAACAAGCAACTAAACCAACATTTGAAAGTGGCAGACGtggaccaccaccacctccaagaaGCAGAGGACCCCCGAGAGGACTTCGAGGTGGAAGAGGAGGCAGTGGAGGAACCAGGGGACCCCCTTCACGTGGAGGGCATATGG ATGATGGTGGTTATTCCATGAATTTCAACATGAGTTCTTCCAGAGGACCACTTCCAGTGAAAAGAGGACCTCCACCACGAAGTGGAGGGCCACCTCCTAAGAGGTCAGCTCCTTCAGGACCGGTGCGCAGCAGCAGTGGAATGGGAGGAAGAG cACCTGTGTCCCGTGGAAGAGATAGTTACGGAGGCCCACCACGAAGGGAACCCCTGCCCTCCCGTAGAGATGTTTATCTGTCCCCAAGAGATGATGGATATTCTACTAAAGACAG TTATTCCAGCAGAGATTACCCCAGTTCTCGTGATACAAGAGATTATGCACCACCACCAAGAGATTATACCTATCGTGATTatggtcattccagttcacgtgATGAGTATCCCTCCAGAGGCTATAG TGATAGAGATGGCTATGGTCGTGATCGTGACTATTCAGACCATCCAAGTGGAGGTTCCTACAGAGATTCCTATGAGAGCTATG GTAACTCACGTAGTGCTCCACCTACACGAGGGCCCCCGCCATCTTATGGTGGAAGCAGTCGCTATGATGATTACAGCAGCTCACGGGACGGATATGGTGGAAGTCGAGACAGTTACTCAAGCAGCCGAAGTGATCTCTACTCAAGTGGTCGTGATCGGGTTGGCAGACAAGAAAGAGGGCTTCCCCCTTCCATGGAGAGGGGGTATCCTCCTCCCCGTGATTCCTACAGCAGTTCAAGCCGTGGAGCACCAAGAGGTGGTGGCCGTGGAGGAAGCCGATCTGATAGAGGGGGAGGCAGAAGCAGAtactaa
- the RBMX gene encoding RNA-binding motif protein, X chromosome isoform X2 codes for MVEADRPGKLFIGGLNTETNEKALEAVFGKYGRIVEVLLMKDRETNKSRGFAFVTFESPADAKDAARDMNGKSLDGKAIKVEQATKPTFESGRRGPPPPPRSRGPPRGLRGGRGGSGGTRGPPSRGGHMDDGGYSMNFNMSSSRGPLPVKRGPPPRSGGPPPKRSAPSGPVRSSSGMGGRAPVSRGRDSYGGPPRREPLPSRRDVYLSPRDDGYSTKDSYSSRDYPSSRDTRDYAPPPRDYTYRDYGHSSSRDEYPSRGYSDRDGYGRDRDYSDHPSGGSYRDSYESYGNSRSAPPTRGPPPSYGGSSRYDDYSSSRDGYGGSRDSYSSSRSDLYSSGRDRVGRQERGLPPSMERGYPPPRDSYSSSSRGAPRGGGRGGSRSDRGGGRSRY; via the exons ATGGTTGAAGCCGATCGGCCTGGGAAACTCTTCATTGGCGGGCTTAATACAGAAACAAATGAGAAGGCTCTTGAAGCAGTGTTTGGCAAATATGGACGAATTGTAGAAG TACTACTGATGAAAGACCGggaaacaaacaaatccagaggatTTGCTTTTGTTACCTTTGAAAGCCCAGCGGATGCTAAAGATGCAGCCCGAGATATGAATGGCAAG TCATTGGATGGAAAAGCAATTAAAGTTGAACAAGCAACTAAACCAACATTTGAAAGTGGCAGACGtggaccaccaccacctccaagaaGCAGAGGACCCCCGAGAGGACTTCGAGGTGGAAGAGGAGGCAGTGGAGGAACCAGGGGACCCCCTTCACGTGGAGGGCATATGG ATGATGGTGGTTATTCCATGAATTTCAACATGAGTTCTTCCAGAGGACCACTTCCAGTGAAAAGAGGACCTCCACCACGAAGTGGAGGGCCACCTCCTAAGAGGTCAGCTCCTTCAGGACCGGTGCGCAGCAGCAGTGGAATGGGAGGAAGAG cACCTGTGTCCCGTGGAAGAGATAGTTACGGAGGCCCACCACGAAGGGAACCCCTGCCCTCCCGTAGAGATGTTTATCTGTCCCCAAGAGATGATGGATATTCTACTAAAGACAG TTATTCCAGCAGAGATTACCCCAGTTCTCGTGATACAAGAGATTATGCACCACCACCAAGAGATTATACCTATCGTGATTatggtcattccagttcacgtgATGAGTATCCCTCCAGAGGCTATAG TGATAGAGATGGCTATGGTCGTGATCGTGACTATTCAGACCATCCAAGTGGAGGTTCCTACAGAGATTCCTATGAGAGCTATG GTAACTCACGTAGTGCTCCACCTACACGAGGGCCCCCGCCATCTTATGGTGGAAGCAGTCGCTATGATGATTACAGCAGCTCACGGGACGGATATGGTGGAAGTCGAGACAGTTACTCAAGCAGCCGAAGTGATCTCTACTCAAGTGGTCGTGATCGGGTTGGCAGACAAGAAAGAGGGCTTCCCCCTTCCATGGAGAGGGGGTATCCTCCTCCCCGTGATTCCTACAGCAGTTCAAGCCGTGGAGCACCAAGAGGTGGTGGCCGTGGAGGAAGCCGATCTGATAGAGGGGGAGGCAGAAGCAGAtactaa